The sequence CATCCCCACCATTCCCTTTAAATCTGACACTCTGTCTGCAGCAGATCAGTGTGGTATAAATGCTTTTTGAGAGAAGGTCAGAATCTTGAATTCTTAAGTCCCACTATCATGCATCTCAAGATGAACAATCCTTTGGGGAGGTGAAGGACTAGAAGGACCTAACAGTGACCAGTAGTTTCAAGGTTTGGAGCTAAGTGGAAAAAAATACGACTGCTTTGGCATTGTGCAGTATATTATTAACCTGAACGTCAGCCCAGCCGCAATTAAATTTCAAGAAGCTAAAAACCAggagaattaatatttcaaaaacatCAGCAAGTGTTGTGGGGGTGTTTTAAGAAGCAAAAAAAGAAACCATCAATTAGACTTCCAGCTTCTGTACCAAGAATGTGGTTTTAAGATTGTGTAGGAGCTCAGAGATGATGATATATGTTTAACGGCCAGTAGAATTAGTTCAAACTATGAGAAAGGAATGAGTATGACTTAGAATGAAAGCAAAACCAGTTattttccctgtgtgtgtgaatgtctgtcCTTATCTCTCTCTCGTGAAGGTGAAAGTCATTAACTCCATGTCACACAGCCTTGGATGTTGAAATCATAATTTGTTGCTTGTCCTACTTATATATGTGTATATTTTATGTGAGACCAGAGTCACCTTTTAGTTGTGAAAAATTTGCAATGTGTGTGTACCTGGGGCTTGGGAATGGGAACTTTGCACAGATTTTGACATTTTGAACTCATAATCCTTTTATTGGGAAGTTGCAGGAAATTACGAATGTTCCAAATTGGCTCGATTTGGAAAAACATAAAAATTCCATTGCACTTTAAATTAATGATGCTTGTTTAAATGTATTTTTTGGCAGCTGTCCCGtaacattttaattttgtttattgATTATTTGTCCCTTTTTTCCTGCACAAACCGTTTTCAGGGAGGACCTTGAGCCAGAAGAATACGAAGAAACAAAACAGGAGACTTTGGAACAGCTGAGTGAATTCAATGAGTCACTGAAGAAAATCATGTCTGGAGATATGACGTTAGTTGATGAACTCAGCGGGATGCAGCTCGTAAGAAATGGAGCTGACAAATTTGTACTTGTTTTAAACTGGGACTGTCCAGGGCAGCAAGAATTGAACTGTGGCTGTGTCAAAGTGATTTCCTTTCTGCATCAACTTATTTAAATCCTCTCAatggaaaagaaacagaaaattctgTTCCCCCAGGCAGccagggacaggcagtaaatgctgacccagccagcgataccTGTTGATACAGAGAAAAGAAAACGGAGTTGGTTTACCAGTGTTTGTAGAACGGGAAAGAGCTGATCTTTCCAGTCATTGATCTTTCATCAGAGCTCGAAGGAATGAATGATTGAACACAGGCAGGAGGTGAAACACTTCCAGTAGTTTGCTTTCATTCTGCTTTTCCAGAATTTGCAGTATCCTGCTTTTACACAGTTCCTTTTTTACCTGATACCAGTTTTAGTTTTGAGACATTCCTGGGAAGTATCTTGTGTCATTTCCTGCATCAAAGGTGCAGCATAAATGCAAATTGTCGACTTGAAATGTCTGTAATTTCTCCCAAGCCCAGGCTTAACGATAGCCAGACAGGACGGTTAACAGCTTTGTCAGAAATACTCTTTGGAGCCAGAGATTTGGCTGAGTTTCACTCTTCCTAGTGAATTCTTTAGCGCTGCAGTTACTGAGCTCATTTAATATTTTGTGGTTGGGTTTTTCTTCCCAAACATCATGTGCCATAAACAGGAAGCAGACCGTTTAGTCATTGTCTGTCTTGAATATCGTATTTTGGTGGCAAGGAACAGTCTTCTGTATTATTGACTTTATACAGCACAGTAGCTTAGAGACAGGCAAGTGGATTCACTTGTGCTTTCTCAGGCATGAGATTAAGTGAGTGCATGTATTTTCTGCTGATACAACACAGCTAAGCATTAAGTAAATTTGTCAAACTGTAATAGACCTTCCAGTAAAACTGTAGTTTTAGTTAAGATTGTATTGAATTAGTCTATCAAAACAACTTGTTGAATTTATAGAgtaattcagcacagaaacagacccctctgtccaaccagtccatgctgaccatgatcccaaactaaactagtgccacttgcctgaATTTGacccccatatccctccaaacgttgcacgttcatgcacttatccaactGTCTTTACTCATTGAATTCTGGGACAGCATGGTCAGTGTTTTGTAGACAAGCTCCAGCTGTGAGAGGCCGACATTGGGCAGAGGGGGAAATAAAATGGAGAATTGAACACGGGGGCGTACTGTCAGATCTTGCCCCTGAAATGCAGAAAGGCAGCCAGTTCAATGGAAGGTTCAGTGATCGTGGCGTCTGAGCATGAAATTTTCAGATTCTGTCAGAGGGAGGCAGTAATGTcgaggtaatgtcactgggccagTCATTCTCAAATCTTGAGTTATATTCTGgccacctgggttcaaatcccattttggAAGGCGGTTACTGAAATTTGATTTGAATAAAAAGGTGGCCCAGTGTCAACACTGTCTGAGGCTTGGGACTCATGGGAAACAACTGGCTCAATCACcgagggccgaatggtctcctgtGCTGTCGGATTCTATGATGAGTGAAATTaagtggggagagagtgtggtggcGTAGAGGGTGTGATATTGGGCCAGTAAGCTAGAGGCTAGGCCACAAACTATCACTAGTTATTGTAAAAACCGTAATTAGTTCACTAATGTACATCATAAAAGGAAATCTTCCAACTTTACCCAGTCTGGTCAGCATATGACTCAAGATCCATGGCAAAGTTGCTGATGctgaactgccctttgggcatTCAGTGATGGGCGATAcatattggcctagccagcaatgcccacaaccTCCGaattaatcatttttaaaaatcacacacttaGAGTGTGAGCTTTATGGCCTTCAGCTGAGTGCTGCACAGGTTAgtgaggaaaccttcctgaataGAACATCCCTTGATATAATGGTGAAACACTTCTGCTGGAGAATAACTGCATCACCTCAATTTCGCAACTAAATGTGGATTATCTCAGTCTTCTGCTGAAATACCCAGCATTAAGGCTTCCCTGAGCTCTTATTCTGAGAGAATTGGATTTGGTGGATGTGCCAACATTTGTATCTTCTTTCAGCCTCTAAGGAAGCttttaatctttattttcttCCCTCCTCTTTGGCAGGCGATCCAAGCAGCCATTAGCCAGGCCTTTAAAACTCCAGAGGTTATCCAAATGTTTGCGAAGAAGCAGCCTGGACAGCTGCGGACCAGGCTGGCCGAGGTAAACACCCCCACAGTGCTTCTGATTAATCTGCTGAACGCTTCAGTCATGCTGTTGGCATTTGTGAGTACGAAGGTTAGACTCAGGACAGATGGTATGACAGATGACGGTTGTACACTACTAGCTCACCGTGTTATTGTTTTAACCCTTTCAGCCCTATACCTATTTACAGTCAGAGTAATATTGAAGGATTACGTTCCAATTAAAGGATCAGGGTGCTTTCATTATAAAATGTATtacatatttttctttcaattaaaGTGGTTGAGGATTGCTTTGAGAAGCCTAGATAACACCAATTTTaatttgatattttttgttttgttcattcacagaAAGTGAAGGTAAAGCTAATAATTAATGTCTGTCCTTAATTGCAGCTTGGTGTGCTGGGCCGtatcagagagcagttaagaattagccagattactgtgggtctggagtcacatttaggccagtcagggttaagaaggcagatttccctccctagaAGATATTAGTCAATCAGAGGGGGTTTTATGTTAATCTGGTAGCTCTATGATCTAACTGATAACTTTTTATTCTGGATTTGTTAAGTTGcttgaatttaaattcttcaGCCGCTGTGCTGGGATTGGAACTGGTTGAAAACACTCATTTGATTAATAATCACGAAGCAGACAGATTGTTCTAAATTCCCATCCTTGGATATGAAACTTGGTGTTCTTACTTAACCGGGCCAGATCCCAGCAATGCGATGGACCTTTTGTTTCCCTCTGAGATGACAGGGTGAGTCACTTAGTTGTAGACAGCTCAGCCCCCACTTGCTTGAGGATAAATAAGATGTGATTGacttctaactgccctctgggcatttaggaTAGGGGATAAATTGTGAccaagccagcaatgccctcgtCCCATGAAtgactttaaaaaaattaaagtatTTCTTAAAAATCTGGCTTTGTTCCCCTTCAGATAGACAGAGATGTAATAGTCGGAAAACTGCCGAGAGATGTCTACACCCAGCAGAAAGTTGAGGTGCTCACAGCGCTGAGGAAGCTGGAAGAGAAGGTAAGGTTgtgtttttcaaaataaaatggcATTACAAGTCAGTTGGACGACTGTTTTAATGTTAAGAAATATCTAGCGATAGAGCACAAATTGACAAATGAGCTGATTGACCAGCAATGCAGCAAACTATCTTAGAGCAACTATTTACCGTGTATGGGCAACGTTAGTGAACATTGCTTTCACAGAATGAGATTCTTGGTTGCTTTTTGAGAATGTAGACACTAATTAGTgttctgctccttcatccagCTCACACCTGAAGAAGAAGCTTTTCTCTCAGTAAACGTCAGTGCTGCACTCAGTCAGTTTGAGAAAGTTTCCGGGGGCCTTGGTAAGTCCCAGTGGAGTTCTGCCTTCCGGAGCCGGATTGTTAAACTTTACAGCTCGATAAGATCTGTTCTGACAAATATCAAAATACAGTGGAAATAAGCAATTCCAATTTTGAGATTTTGGTGAGCTTCTGGAAACTTGGGGAGGAGGTTTGAAGAAGATGCTGCAGGAAGTAGCTGGGATGGCGGTGCTGTCCCTCTATGGGTAAGGGACACACTCTGATTGTAGCAACTTCCCTTTCCCACCTTTTTAAGCACTGTTTTGAAAAAAACATGAATCTTGTTCCTGTCTGACTGCCCATGCAACCAAATTAAGGCAAGGGCAGCATCACATTGGCACCATTGGTGCTTTTGACAAGCTCAGACAACCCTTCATATACGCTACTGATTTTAGATTGTGCCACCCTCTCTCGTAGGGACTGATGGGAAATCATGTGGGTCTGGTATCCCCTTGTTTCGCCCTCCCTGCCCAGAACCACCTGCCAAGGGCATGTCACATATTGACTCCTGCTTTTGTTAAGCCAATTATTAACAATAATACATAACTAATACATAACTATATAGAAGCAGAAGTGGAGATTACTGGGGgtggctgtggagagaaatcagagttagcgtttAAGGttgggtgacccttcctcagaaaggttggctctggtttctctccatggatgtttcCTGACCTGTTGGGCTTCTCCAGAGGTTTCTGCTTtggtttctaatttccagcacccacagttcttttggattttatttaCATGGACATATACTTCTCTCAACTATGTAAACGCATTTATGAAGATAGAAAATACATTGAATAAGCCAAAACATTAAAATAGCACTAAATTTTGTTGGACATATTTACAAATTAGCTAGAATTATAGAACTGAAATTTCACCAAAGGAatcggagtaggccattcaggcaCTCGTGTTTGCTTCATCATTTTAGATCGGGGATGATTATCTACCCGAATTCCATTCCTCTGTGCTATCCCCATATCCAGTTTTGTTTTGCAATTCGTAATATCATGGTCACAATGCTAATGGAACCGTATCTCTATGTAGTAGAGGAGAAGAAAAAGCCCTCTGTGTGTGTAAGGTTTTGTATTTGCTCTTCAAGCTTGACCTCCATTGAGGGACAGCTCTCAGACACTTGACAAGCCGAGAATAAATGGTCAGGTTGAGCCACGCCCTTTGCCATTCTGCAGAGCTGCGAGCCGTCAGCTCGAACACttaaggcagcagcagcaggccTCAGCTTACCCAGCCATCCCTCTGTCCTCAACGGGTAGGAAGGTGAAAACGGAATGGAAGAAGATAAAAACAGTTCAGGTCACTGAAACATGGGGAGTGCGTTGGGGGAAATAGCTTAACTCTATGGAATGGAAAGGGTGGCATGACAGCTcaatggttaacattgctgcctcacagcaccagggaccgaagttcgattccaccctcgggtgactgtctgtgtggagtttgcacattctccccgtgtctgcgtgggtttcctctgggtgctcctgtttcctcccacagtccaaagatgtgcaggttaggtgaattggccatgctaaattgcccgtagtgttaggtaaggggtaaatgtaggggtatgggtgggttacacttcggcgggtcggtgtggacttgttgggccgaagggcctgtttccacactgtaagtaatctaatctaatctagattgctaaattgctcatagttgaaaatgtgttgctggttaaagcacagcaggtcaggcagcatccctatcacatctccatcgcccctcccccaagtctctcctccctaccttttatcttagcctgcctggcactctctcctcattcctgatgaagggcttatgcccgaaacgtcgaatttcctattccttggatgctgcctgacctgctgtgctttaaccagcaacacattttcaactgtgatctccagcatctgcagacctcattttttacccgaaaattgctcatagtgtcagggatgcgcaggtgaggtggattagccatggagaatgcagagATTCAGAGAAGGGgggtctggttggtgtggacctgatgggctgaatggcctgtttccacactgtagggaatctagggAATCTGACTCAATTAGTAGACTGTACACCTCTGCTTCACCAGTCAGCAGGTTCAGGACCCACCCCAGGGACTCATGCACAGGAATCAAAGCTGACACTCCCCTGCAGTccagggggagtgctgcactgctagAGGTTCTGTTCTTCAGGTGAGACATTAAAGCCAAGGCCCTCTCTGCCTTTTCAGTTGGGCATAAATGAATCCATGACACTATTCAGAAGAGGAGCAATGAAATTCCCCCTGGTCGAAGgacattctccagcacttttggtGCCTATTTCAGATGTCCAACTGTAGCAATTTGCTTTGTCGAAGTTATCTCTGGTCAATATCCCTCTCTTCAAGTGACATCAAAAATATCAGCTTGTCTGGTCATAATTGCACTGGTGCTTGTGAGGGCTGGCTGTGTGCAGATCAACAGCCCCTCAGGGATTCGTTGGTGACTGTAAAGTATTTTGAGACGAGCAGCGGTTGTGAAAGTCGCTATAAAAATGCAAAGCCTTGTTTTTCTCCCATTACTGTTCaagagctttttgaagaagctACAGTCAGTGCAATAACAAGATGTGTGTTTTCTGTTTAAATTCTACAGGAACTGGTGATAAAGTCCTTGCTCTTGCCAGTTCGGGAGTGGAAATCACAAAGAAGTGAGGGGTGACTTAAGATCTAGCCTTCCAGATGCCATCCCGATTATTATTGTTTACATTTTAATgtctcatttgttttttttgtttcaatcagAAGAAATGTAAAATCAGAATAGTACTTGTAAATATGTTCTTTGTATGCACAGCCGTTCCAAATCTTTCTCTATGTATTCAACTTTAAACACTAGCATTTTGAATGTCATCCTTTATAAAATAAAAATCTCGTTTACATGTATACCATTCCATCGTTGGTTTACTCCCAATCGAGAGATGACGAAGGTTACGTCAAATCTTTCACTGTCCAGTCTTGTGCAGGTTTTGATTTAAAAGGGAAAAACTCACCAACTTTTCtttggcagcagatacatgggaacctcACCCCCTATAAAGCTCCTGTCTGAACCAAAGACCATCTTGAAGATCTCTGTTCCTTTGCAGTCATAGTATCACAATCCTGGagctccctaacagcactgtggctgTACCCACAaggcatggactgcagcatttccaggtggttcacccccccccccaggggctggcctagccagcaacaccatcAGCCTGTGAaagattgtttttaaaatgttctttggGGGATAACAAAAATTTGACCAGGTCATTGATTCATCCAGCACAAAaagcaaacccttcggtccaacccgtcgcACCAACCAGACgttccaatctgacctagtcccatttaccagcatttggcccatatccttctaaacacttcctattcatacacccagcCAGAAAATTATGCCTGTgatgagtcatctagactcgaaacatccacggatgttacctgacccgctgtgatctccaacgtTTTTTGTTTCCAGtgaagattccagcatctgcagtaatacAGAAAATTATGGGCTTTTGAATTTCCTcatgtttatttaaaaaatgacCTTTTTTCTTGTGGGCAAGGGAGATAGTTACAAATGTTCATTCATTATCGCTAATTGTTTTGAGGTGGTAATGTTTGAAGTGAGCTTTTTGTCTTTTGTCCATTGTTCAACATAATATCCTTGTTTTGGTGCTGGTCGGGAATCAGCCACTAGATGGTGTGTGATACTGACCTgggttatctctctctctcacactccccctctccctccctctctctctttttttctctctctctctctctctccccctctgtctctctctctctttctctgtctgtctgtcagtctctctctctctgtctggatggatgtctctctctctctgtctgtccgtctgtgtgtgtgtgtctctctctctctctc is a genomic window of Hemiscyllium ocellatum isolate sHemOce1 chromosome 37, sHemOce1.pat.X.cur, whole genome shotgun sequence containing:
- the lzic gene encoding protein LZIC, translated to MASRGKSETSKLKRNLEEQMDRLMQQLQDLETCREDLEPEEYEETKQETLEQLSEFNESLKKIMSGDMTLVDELSGMQLAIQAAISQAFKTPEVIQMFAKKQPGQLRTRLAEIDRDVIVGKLPRDVYTQQKVEVLTALRKLEEKLTPEEEAFLSVNVSAALSQFEKVSGGLGTGDKVLALASSGVEITKK